The sequence aagtaatttgTAGAAGGTATGAGACTCACTAATTGAATTTTCACTTCTTCGATTCTCTCTATTTTTACTCTAAACCCAAACTATATATAGCAATCGAATGGTTAAAGACATGCTTATTCCTTTCAATTCAATACaaggatagatttttttatgaattatttttttaatgatttaaagAAGAGTAAATAcctctttttactttcttcattttcctttttcattaatTCAAAATCTTCCAAAAATAGTTACTCTAGCTACTCTTTCTAAGAATGTTGGACAAATCAActattacttttatatataaaagtttaggTGAGTTAGATTTCAGAAACTCCTCAAAATCTAGGTGCTCATAATAccgattataaaaaatttaattataaccaTAATTATTTGGTTATAATATAACATTATaaccaactaattaaaaatagctataaaaattattcatatatgaCAAGTGATTATTATAACCAATCCATATCTATTTGATGACtagtatatattataaaacTTGGCTACACACCACTAGGGGATCTTACTCCCAACTTCGTTTTTTCATTCATCATTATTTAAGGAGTTTCAACTCAGTTCTACTCCAATCAAGAACTTATTGCTCCAAAATCGGTTATATAATCAGTTATGAATAAAACTCTCATTTTTTAActagttataaatttttaattaataatttattttcatccttaaaaaatgttttaacctttaaattaattttaattaaaatgacataattattaatgcattaaatcagtaataaaatataataaatataaaaaacattttttatttttaaaatcaattatatattcataatcACTTTTATAACcagttataatatatattagttaTATAATCAGTTATACAAAACTTTACCCAAAAACATATTATTTGTGGGAATGGATCCTCTCTTTCCTTTTCAACTAATCCATATTATCAAGTTACTGAGAGAATAAATGTCATTCTCTATAAAGTatgtatcatttttatttaaattcaaacaaaaaatgatttatgaaaCATGTCTATTAAgctctaaaaataaaaacaccagactgaaaaaataataagagaactTTAGTCCAGATAGTACGTATTCAAATTAAGAAGCTATTATAAGGAACTacaatttaattagttaaacaTAATAGTACGTGGGTGTGTTATAAACTTTCAAGAAAACCACCTAATAATTTCTTCCTAGTCAATttgtatggataaaaaaaattaacaaggcATCGGTTACTCACAAACACATCTGAAGTAGCATTGTCATAGCCAGTAGCAGCAGAAGCAAAAGAGACCCGAGTGGCAAAGTGTGAAATATTGTGATTAGGATCCAAGTACGGGGGCACATATGCTTTGATTCCAAAGGCTTCGGATAATAAATATGTTGCTATTCGGCCATTACTGAATCTCCCAGTTTGCTTCCCACCCACAAAGTCACGCCCATATGGCTAGAAATGGCTCCGAGCAACCATTGCTATGTTATTGTTGTTCCCAACATCAACCGATGAGTCCCCAAAGACGATCATTGCTAGAACCTTGCCACCTGCAACCATGACTCGTGTTGAAATAATGAGACACTTTATGCCCTAATAATAACCTAAGAAAACCTAAACCCCTCGTTGGTGGTAGCGGTTGTGACAAACTCAGAGGCAGAGTAATTAGAATGGGAAGCTCGCAAAGAAAATACAAGCAATTGAGAACCAAGGTCTGTGTGGGACTCCCTAAGAAGAACCCTAGGCTTTTCAAACCCTCTTTCTTTGTTCCACCCAATCTCTTGCGAACCCTAACTGAAGAGCCTCAATGGGACAACCAAGGCACGGTTAACAACAACTACTCCTCCTTCGGCGTTCTCTTCGACCCTAACTCCCTCACTGAGCCTTCTCCCAATCCTCAAACCTTCAATTCTGGCCACTATCTCGAAGAAGACTACATCTTTTCCTTCATTCATCGAATCGAACAGTTTATTATAGCGTAATTAATTTgaagttattgttattattttgaaatatgaatAATGTAGTATTCTATTTGGATGTTGTAGACTTGAAATCAGCCCTAGGAAAGAAGCGAAGGAATGGGAGAAACGTGCTGCCTCAGCCTCTGATTCACTACAAGGAAAATGGCTTTTACCTATAGTCAAAATCTATCACTAGAAGTTCAAAATCTGTAGGTAGATGTATAAAGGACTTTGTCCTACAGACGTTTTTTGCGTCAACTTTGAGGGGTATACAGTGACAACTAATAGTCTGTCACTATAGGCTTTACCTATGGATATATTTTTACCTACAGTCAAATTTAACTATCACTATAGGTAACACCTACTATTTCAAATGTGtaggtaaaaaatattaatttatacctaTAATCTctaactgtaggtaaaagtcagtTTACTTGTACCTACGGTCTTCTTTAGGTAaatgttatataattataataaaactaGTTCCTAATTACACTCTttgttgattataatttttaattaaatatacatgaaCTTATTATTATGCTGCACAAAGTTAGAGATCTGCTGCAACATGGCCTTTGAAAAGTTACAACAACTTGCTacatacaattaaatttttgttagccTAATTTGTGATTAtacactttaattaattaaaattcacaaACTAGAAAAAAAGATATAGTTCTCATAATACCAACTAATTCATCTCAAGgaaaagagtgaaaaaaaaatgaacaaaaacatgAAACTTTGAAGGTATGAAGAGTTAAGTTCAAGAAGAAAGGTACCTGTAAAGAGGAATTGCATTGTGGAGTTAGTGTATTTTATAAATTCTATATGATTTCTATAGGTTTTCATAATGGAGGAGAGGTTTGCAAAGATGCAAAAGAGAGTGATTTATTCtgtaaaagggaaagaaaactaTCAGTCTACAACATCCATTTCTCCTCTGCCTTTGGCTTTAAACATTTAGGTAGGAGTTAGGACTATCATGTATAACACAGAAGAAAAGACACATCAGATTTGCTCTTACTGGCTGCTACAAATTACATAAATGTTTGGTTTCTTGGAAGAAAATATGTAAACTAGTGGAAGAAAACACACCTTTGGAAGATATGAAAAGTGGTCCACTCTTGAAAATCTGCAAGATATGAAATTACAGGAAATTAATTTAGGTATCAGAGGGGCATGGAAACTTTCGCTTCAAACTAGATgaattttatagtatttttttcttcccaaATTTGCAAGCCTCTCATCACCTGGGTAAGGACAATTATGATATGCTCAAACAAAATTCCATGTCTGCAAAGGACAACAATTACCATATTGCCGCTTCCACCTTGAGAATGCAAATTTTGCTCTTGTGGCCCAgacactaataaaaaaattggcttTAGATCtctaaaaatatcataaaaccatcataattatataaatccTGTTGACCAATAAATGCTACAACCATGGtcctaatattaaatattaaaatatatttattttatttaattaacattttttttattaaaattaagcaaAAGTGTAACATTGTCTTAGTTTGCTCAATAGTAGTTATATGGTACACctgaaaatcaatttatattaattaacaaaacaaaaaaattcacacattacaaataaataagctaatagtaaatttattatagtATGTATAAAACTGTtatgttatattaatttataattattaagttatataaatatcataaattttagttatataacaaataaataaataagctaATAGAGGCTGAATAAATCTAGTTGGTGAGCTGTTGATCTAGTTTGTCCACTCCTAACCATGCAAATCAATGGTGAGCTGTTGATCTAGTTTCTTAAATAATAGTATTATAAAGGGAACACACATGAATAAACAATGATTCTTATACTGTGATATCTGTTATATTacatgattaaaattttatattacacGATTCAATATTTTGTGCTGGAAATTGTTATATTAcatgtataaaattttattcatattattgtcaaataaaaaaaaaatattcatattgtCTATGATTTCAATTAATTACTAGGTATAAATTGCATAACCTATagtataattttagaaaaaaaatataattgatgaattgtgattgaatattaatataaaatagttctaattatcataaaaaattatataagttatgatttgtgattaaataatagttattttattaaaaaaattgaatgtaaaaaaatttagaacaagtcAGGCACTTTCATTTAACAAACTACAAACTACGCACTAGACTCGCTTATGGAGAATGTTTGGTacctatattatataaaaatgaatatgaaTATGGAAACAGCCTTacaaccaatagagttttaaaagtattttcaaaCATACACTTACTTTTGGGAAGCAAAACAATCACCTTAGGAAAGAAGCGAGAGAAACCGAACTTAGTCAACAAGAGGACATGCTCCATGATTAAAATTGCTGCAAGTCCAGGCTCTATTTTCCATTTTCCCTCCTCATCATATAGCCATGCTAAAATAGCACAGTTGGTGCATATAGACATCAGTATAAGAAActacaaaatgaaaaatgttctcGAATTAGAGTTGTAGACAAATCAAGTGTATAATTCATGGTGTAGATATCTTCCATATAGTTGGTTATTTGGTGAACATGTTttccaatttataattaatatgaagTGGATTATCAAAAATAATTGACAAGCACCTTCCAAAGtctgtatatataaataaatacctGAAATATGTTAAGCCAGACTCCTACTCTTGCAACGACACGAGGAACAGGCCGCCTCAAAATTACTAGTAGCTTCAATGCATCTGTCCTGATCTCCATAAGGTTGTTCTGATCAAGTAAGTTGTCAACgatgtaatattttataaaagccCAAAATGAATTAAAGAGCATTTATAGCAATAGTGAAGGCAAGCAAAAGCAAGTGCAAAAAAGGGAGGTAGATAAAAGCATTTATACCACAGCAGCAAAAGCAAATGCAAGTGGGAATGCGCAACAAAAGACTAATGACTAATGAACAAACACATCAGTAAAACACATGGATAGTTAAGATTGAAGCAACAAAACAAATTTGTGATAACTGATGATgactaagttaatttttttaaaaaatacaaaactttcatgaaatttgggttccgaaaaacatttaaaaatctcACCTTTTTGCTCAGAACTCATGACCAAATTGATTCCATTTCAACTCCAAAGTACATTCCATCCCGAAGTTCTAACTTCTCCTCAAAAACTAGACCAAACAAAAAGCTTTGTAGTTGTTGGAGTGACTTGTCATATGGGGAATCGGCAATGCAAAACATATGCAACAATACAATCATGTAATCAATCTAACTGATTGGTCTATCTGTGTCCAAACATTTATATAGGTGATtaggtgtaaaaaaaattaagggggTACAAGACAAGCCATTCTTACCTTGAGAGTATTGTGAATTCGATCTAATGCCATGCTACCAAAGTTTGTGAGCATCCCCAGGATAAATTTCTGCCATGAAGCTACACCAGTTAGATATCTTTAATCATATGCATTGCACACTCCCTTGTGTTTAAATACCTCAAGATGCATTAATGAATAAATTGTACAGCCCAAAACCATCATCATTTGCAAGAAAACGATTTGTGCATATTGGCAAAACTAGGAATAACAGGCTGATGAAGACAAAGAACTACATTTATTTACTCAGGGAACATTCATTCTCTATAGTATTCCTTCATTAAATAGATTTCCCAGCCCCCATGTGAATGAAAGCCATCTTGCGACTCTACAATGATTCCTTGTGTACAAAAAAACAACGAGTAGTTACTTTCAACTTCACTTCTAAACTACAAACTTCTGCagttttaaacaagaaaattcACAGCCATGAAAATTATACTCAATTGAACATTCCaagaaaagcaaaataaattgCAATCTGCAGATTATTCATTCCTTTATTGGATAAGGAGAATGGAATAATCATTTTCATATAATGTTATAAAGCTCAGAGTCATGGTCAAACAAACCTTTGCCCCATAATATGAATAAATCTCATCAATTGGCTGACTAGTGAAGTCCCACCATTGAAGTGCCCAACTTCTAAGaagtttctttctcttcttttcatcTATCAACCAAAAGCAACATTAGTTCAGCCTTCAAGTCACACTAATCTAGAGAAAAATTGATGGCACATGTGAGTAAAAACACTATGCAAAGGAAAGACTTGCTTAACAATTTCCACTGATTCCAATTTCAGAAGCAGATTCTCCCCAATTTCCCAATGGATTTCTTTTCCATCAAATTTAAGGGTTTTTACCGACTTGTTGTTGTTTACCTGCAAATTCAATTACAAGAGAACCAAAATGTTATGACATGTCAAATTGTCAATAGGAGAGTTCATGCAAGATTGCAACTCCATGAGAGAGTATGAGAGCGTGAGATTGAGAGGGTCAACTGAGCGAAGGACTAGGGTTCTTGAACCTTCACACGTTACTATTTACATACAAATATACTTTCACCATGTACTTAAAATGAACtcaaattttgcaaaaaaattcACCCAGTGgttcaaaaattaaagaaaagaataagtttGTTATGAAAGATCaaattagaataataaaaaCTTCCATAAGGGATATAGTCCTGTTAtgttatcacaaaaaaaaaaccaaagatCCCATGCATCTTCATACAAAGTAACATCGAGCTGCTATATTGATTGATCTTCTTTCCAATTTTGGATGACAAAACTGTATCCCAATATATACCATTTTAGCATCCAGTACCTTCTAGTCACCTAGAGAAACAAGTCAGTTTGAATCTTCAGCATCATATCATAAGATTACACGAAATAGATTATAGAGCAATCTGAAACTAATATTGAGGTCTAAATTACACAGACACACATaggttattaatataattatgttcCAGCCAAGTTATTCTGTTTACTTTATCTCCCCTGAGCTTTGACATTATCATTTAGTGGGATCATATCACCAgccaatctctctctctctctctcttgagtTTAATATTATCACTTAGACATTTGTCAGGGACTTTATCTAGTTGAAggtaaaaatacatttaaatttcaaatgatCTAACACTCAACCTGAAATTTAATTAAGGCCTACAGAGTATAGACAAtttcattttacctttttagAGTATAGAAGTTCTTCACACATAATCATAAAATGAAACGAGAAACCATGAACAAACAAGGAAGAAAACAGAATGCAACATCGTTTTAAATAGGCAGATCCCTCCCTCGCTTCTTAACATGTAAATTTCTATAATATTTTGTTCCACTTTCAATACAATAGTTTGACTACATAATAGAATTCATAGTTGAccatttaataaaagaaatagaaaaatagtCAACACTTTTTGATATCTTACCAGCATGTCATGTCGTAACAGCCTTGAGTAAGCTCAATCATTCTACAACACTTTTTTATATCAATCATTCTAGGAAGCCTCATTAATTCCTTGTGCATCCCATTTAGACTAGCATTGTTTAAGCCTTTTCCAGCTTGCACTGCTTTCTTTGTTGTGCTCACCTAATAATGTATTACAATTATTCACAAGCACCATACAgacaaaaaaatagagagagagagaaagagagagagagagagagagagagagagagagaagggaatCTAATAGATGCTAgcaataaaaaatgttgaataaaCAATTATGCATTAGTTTGAGAAAAAATTTGACTGTATTCTCCTAACTCTTAATCAAGTTCTACATGTTATAGATACCTGGGTGCGAGTATCACTGGTCCACTTCCTCTGGTTTTTAACCTCCACTTCATCAATGCCATACAAAGAAGGATCTTTAGAGGctataaaaattgatttgtcCAATTCATCCACCTTTATATCaaaagaattatatttcaatagtTTGAATAGGTTGCATTGTAGAAGGAAAAACCATAGCTTAAGATGTGTGCGCATTTAGAAGAATTGGTTATTAGATATTAGATGATACGAACAATCTTAGAATATGTTTGGGCATTTCAAACATACCTAGAAACTAAAAATTCAATAACATATAATGAATCGGAAATGTAATTAGGAGAAGTTGGCTAACCTGTAAATCCATCTATGCTTGCACTATGCTCCATCCCATTTTGGGAACCAAGAGCAGCATGAAAGTCAATTATGCATTTAATATCATATTCCCTGCAACATGATAATTAGGCATATTTTTTGTCAGAAGGAAAAACAAAGTTCCAATTGTGCTATAAACCTTGAAGATAATGCTGCAAAATCAAAAACTATTGTGCCCATGAAAATGCATTATCTAGAGCTTCAAGACTTCCTCCAATAAATGGACTTGGAGGATCAGGATTATAAGCAATCCACCACCCAATTGGTATCCTCACAGTATTTATTCCATGTTTATATAGAAATTTGAAATCCACTATGGTGATAAAGCTATTTCTATGTCTTTTCAGTTACAACAATGAATAGGGAACACATTTGTATGTATTATTATGTATGTGATGGCGTTCATGGATGCAAAAGATTTgcacaaacaaaatatatataagtttcaTGAAAGGAAGTTACAGAAAAATATATGGAGACTTATTCCTATTAATCAAATGAATGACAAACTAAGTTGAATTCGTGTTCTTTCACACTTGGCTTGTTACAACCatttttattcacaaatttCATACTCACACAAAATCCACACATTTccctgattttttttccttttaaaaacaatcaaGCTAGCAATTAAAATTAGATAAGGTGACAATTGAATTCTTCTTCTCCATCAATTTTCACACAAACACACTACTTGCCTATCAATTTTCACACAAACACACTACTTGCCTATCAATTTTCATGCAAACATTCTAAACTAAACCTCAAGGTCTTAAAAAAAAGTCTGTTATTGCAATTTTAGCCAGAATGGCAAGGTTTTTCAAGGTTTATCGACAATTTTCTGCAATATCAATAAAAGCAATGAAACCGCAACCTAGCAACGGCGGAGGAACAAAACAATCCAAAAGCAGTAGAAGAAAATGCAATTAACATTCATTTACCTAGCCAACGTAGGTCATTTCCGATCAAGCTAACCTTCTTCGGAAAAAGCCAAATCCAAACCACGCTTCTCTCGTGCCCTTCCATGCATTGTTCCAATCACAAACATGTTTGGTTCCCGAGAAAgcgaaagaaaaagaaaagaaaaaaatgagcatGTCACGCCAATGGTGTTATGCATGGAGACCTTAAGCCCAAGAATTTTCTCTTTACAAATAAGAAGGAGAATTTTGTTCATTGACATTGGACTCTCCGTTTTTTTCAAACCAGGTATTGAGTGAGGGAGTgagtttctttgttttttatttagttttttctttttctgtttagGTCTATAGAAGTTAATCTTTTTATTCAtgtcatggttttaaattgcagtttTGGTGAGtcaaaaaacttttatattacaaaaaaatatggttGTGGTTGTATTGTAATGTGTCAAAAGACATTTAATGtgtcaagaaaaatattatcatataatttttttataaaaaataatttttttatataataagaattgtTTTACCTACACCAAGTAGTTGTAGGTAtaagttttttgaaatttta comes from Glycine soja cultivar W05 chromosome 20, ASM419377v2, whole genome shotgun sequence and encodes:
- the LOC114401264 gene encoding uncharacterized protein LOC114401264 — encoded protein: MGSSQRKYKQLRTKVCVGLPKKNPRLFKPSFFVPPNLLRTLTEEPQWDNQGTVNNNYSSFGVLFDPNSLTEPSPNPQTFNSGHYLEEDDLKSALGKKRRNGRNVLPQPLITMQRIHISRLVDKYEDDYQSMLMDIKLNSMQHSIGTLQKLCMRYHIYQNKNPLLKAK